In Sphingobium sp. Cam5-1, the following proteins share a genomic window:
- a CDS encoding SDR family NAD(P)-dependent oxidoreductase, which produces MARMQDKVVIITGGGRGMGEATTRLFAQEGAIVTIADMLVDEGTALAAELGGKASFTRHDVSSEDSWQALTANLLERYGRIDALVNNAGVCVMAPVTEVTAADLDLVFNVNVKGTIFGMKHVGGAMKNAGRGAIVNISSVDGLRGSNSLSAYSASKWAVRGATKSVALEFGPHGVRVNSVHPGGIDTAMGNPQKWQGDDRNAHYTRVPLQRMGEPNEVAAASLFLCSDEASYITGAELAVDGGWVAGYYHSYWSTAPASLQQGG; this is translated from the coding sequence ATGGCACGCATGCAGGACAAGGTTGTGATCATCACCGGCGGCGGACGCGGCATGGGTGAGGCGACGACCCGGCTTTTCGCACAGGAAGGCGCGATCGTTACGATCGCGGATATGTTGGTGGACGAAGGAACCGCTCTGGCGGCCGAACTGGGAGGCAAAGCCAGCTTCACGCGGCACGACGTCTCTTCCGAAGACAGCTGGCAGGCTCTGACGGCAAATCTGCTCGAACGCTATGGTCGGATTGATGCACTGGTCAACAATGCCGGCGTATGCGTGATGGCACCGGTCACGGAGGTGACCGCCGCCGATCTCGATCTCGTTTTCAACGTCAACGTCAAGGGAACGATCTTCGGCATGAAGCATGTCGGGGGGGCCATGAAAAATGCCGGCCGTGGTGCGATCGTCAACATCTCTTCTGTCGATGGTCTGCGCGGCTCCAACTCTCTGTCCGCTTACTCCGCGAGCAAATGGGCTGTTCGGGGCGCCACCAAATCGGTAGCGCTCGAATTCGGTCCTCATGGCGTGCGTGTCAATTCTGTCCATCCGGGCGGCATCGATACTGCGATGGGCAATCCCCAAAAATGGCAGGGCGATGACCGCAACGCACACTACACGCGCGTACCACTCCAACGGATGGGCGAACCGAACGAAGTCGCAGCGGCGAGTTTGTTCCTGTGCTCTGACGAAGCGTCTTACATCACCGGAGCTGAGCTGGCGGTGGATGGCGGATGGGTAGCAGGCTATTACCACAGCTACTGGTCGACCGCGCCCGCCAGTCTGCAACAAGGCGGCTGA
- a CDS encoding enoyl-CoA hydratase/isomerase family protein, producing the protein MSEQDFVIEADGPVLTLTFNRPHKYNAITNSMFDGLYSAFKLFRDDAALRVFLIRSTGKYFSAGYDITAIEPAKPGESARQFRQRYGQAARHWLWDEFENLEKPVVVAHQGPCLGGALEMSLSCDFRLASDAATYALPELNFGAIPGSGGTSRLVRTVGAHWARWLIMANLPMNPERALSAGLIHEIYPAEEFDEEVAAFCRHLAAQPPEALGSAKLAIELAKDLDRTQGRNVERLINSSLNGGEEQDRLFEAFRARFEKKGANKAQ; encoded by the coding sequence ATGAGCGAACAAGACTTCGTTATCGAGGCTGACGGGCCTGTTTTGACCCTGACGTTCAATCGGCCGCACAAATACAATGCGATCACCAATTCGATGTTCGATGGCCTTTATTCGGCCTTCAAACTTTTCCGGGACGATGCAGCCCTTCGGGTTTTCCTGATCCGATCGACCGGCAAATATTTCTCGGCAGGTTATGACATCACCGCGATCGAACCCGCGAAGCCGGGCGAGAGCGCCCGGCAGTTCCGGCAGCGGTACGGGCAAGCGGCCCGCCACTGGTTGTGGGATGAGTTCGAGAATCTCGAGAAGCCCGTCGTCGTGGCTCATCAGGGACCTTGCCTTGGCGGCGCTCTTGAAATGTCGCTATCGTGCGATTTTCGTCTGGCAAGCGACGCGGCAACCTATGCTCTGCCCGAACTGAACTTCGGCGCCATACCGGGGTCAGGCGGCACTAGCCGCCTCGTCCGTACCGTGGGTGCCCATTGGGCGCGCTGGCTGATCATGGCCAATCTCCCCATGAACCCCGAACGCGCGCTTTCGGCTGGTTTGATTCATGAAATCTATCCGGCCGAGGAATTTGACGAAGAAGTCGCAGCCTTCTGCCGCCATCTCGCGGCGCAACCGCCCGAGGCGCTGGGTTCCGCCAAACTCGCCATCGAACTGGCCAAGGATCTCGACCGGACGCAAGGGCGCAATGTCGAGCGCCTGATCAACAGCAGCCTTAATGGCGGCGAAGAGCAAGACCGGCTCTTCGAAGCCTTTCGCGCGCGCTTTGAAAAGAAGGGCGCCAACAAGGCCCAATGA
- a CDS encoding acyl-CoA dehydrogenase has product MNLQLSEEQQLLRDMLEKAFARQCTLAHLRNSEALGHDAETWVLFNEFGLPLLRVPEAQGGVGAGLVEAVVVAEALGKFAPVIPGVEMMVAARLLALLGADDVLQGVADGGIALFALDDAAVRRQQVIAHASSADLILFRLGEEIRILSGPVAGESTDIGGLGARLVDFDGDGGRLVAQGRDAVQAYEAAVEEWRLLNAARIAAAAQKSLFDAAEYAKERHAFGRPIGSFQGLAHPMADRLVDVEGASLLILRAIEAISQNADNAAGLVSLASWWAGQAARPATVLGMRVLGGYGVTMEYSAQTYFRRVAAWSLLAGDPDEELQRAASRMWFGGKAHLPDSGENDIRFDFPEHALSLAEEVRAVFAEHATPEKRDWSFGSDDGHDVDLFKKLGAKGLLFPDWPTEYGGRSADVLAVAAVRGVYVEFGWNDTVVAVTELVGRALIDHGSDKAKREIVPRMARGELYGSLGYSEPSCGSDLFAVQTRATRDGEGWVINGQKMFTSQGHLANYSLMVTRTGEDKHKGITLFAAPLDQPGYRCDPIETVGGERTNTTFYDDLRVPDELRIGEVDGGVKVLAAALAREQGSMELFIGSLQEMVKSGVEWSHGSDQNGQKRSASHRVRSVLASVAARLEVLHALHRRALWAASTGDQKKHFGPSGKLFGSEAMIECGEMLMALTAPDSLFSGNTVLGKIEREYRRSIAATIYMGSSEVQRSIIAETGLGLPRTRN; this is encoded by the coding sequence ATGAACCTGCAACTGTCGGAAGAGCAGCAGCTTCTGCGCGACATGCTGGAAAAGGCGTTTGCCCGCCAATGTACCCTGGCGCACCTGCGCAATAGTGAGGCACTTGGCCACGACGCTGAAACCTGGGTGCTGTTCAACGAGTTCGGCCTGCCGCTTCTACGCGTTCCCGAAGCGCAGGGCGGCGTTGGGGCAGGGCTGGTCGAAGCCGTGGTCGTCGCGGAGGCGTTGGGCAAGTTCGCCCCGGTGATCCCGGGCGTGGAGATGATGGTCGCGGCGCGGCTGCTGGCCTTGCTTGGCGCGGACGATGTCCTGCAAGGCGTTGCTGACGGGGGCATCGCCCTGTTTGCGCTCGATGACGCAGCGGTGCGGCGCCAGCAGGTCATCGCGCATGCTTCCTCCGCCGATCTGATCCTGTTCCGCCTCGGGGAAGAGATCCGGATACTCTCAGGTCCGGTCGCAGGAGAATCTACGGATATTGGCGGCCTTGGTGCACGCCTCGTCGATTTTGATGGCGACGGGGGCAGGCTGGTCGCGCAGGGCAGGGATGCAGTGCAGGCCTATGAGGCCGCAGTCGAGGAATGGCGGTTGCTCAATGCCGCCCGGATCGCGGCTGCCGCTCAAAAATCTCTGTTCGATGCAGCCGAATATGCCAAGGAGCGTCACGCCTTCGGCCGTCCGATCGGCAGTTTCCAGGGACTTGCCCATCCGATGGCGGATCGTCTGGTTGATGTGGAAGGTGCATCGCTGCTGATCCTGCGTGCAATTGAGGCGATTTCCCAAAATGCCGACAATGCCGCTGGCCTCGTCAGCCTGGCATCATGGTGGGCTGGACAGGCGGCCCGGCCCGCCACCGTGCTCGGGATGCGTGTTCTTGGTGGCTATGGCGTTACCATGGAATATAGTGCGCAAACCTATTTCCGGCGCGTCGCCGCATGGTCGCTGCTGGCTGGCGACCCGGACGAAGAGTTGCAGCGGGCGGCTTCCCGGATGTGGTTTGGAGGCAAGGCGCACCTTCCTGATTCTGGCGAGAACGACATTCGCTTCGATTTCCCCGAACACGCATTGTCGCTGGCGGAGGAGGTGCGCGCCGTCTTCGCAGAACATGCGACACCGGAAAAGCGTGATTGGTCCTTTGGATCAGATGACGGGCACGACGTCGACCTTTTTAAAAAGCTCGGGGCCAAAGGACTTTTATTCCCTGACTGGCCGACGGAATATGGCGGACGCTCCGCTGACGTGCTTGCGGTGGCGGCTGTTCGCGGCGTTTATGTCGAGTTTGGCTGGAATGATACGGTAGTGGCCGTCACGGAACTGGTCGGCCGCGCGCTGATCGACCATGGCAGCGACAAGGCCAAGCGCGAAATCGTGCCTCGGATGGCACGAGGCGAACTCTATGGCTCGCTCGGCTATTCTGAACCGTCTTGCGGATCGGACCTCTTCGCCGTCCAGACACGCGCCACGCGTGATGGCGAGGGGTGGGTGATAAACGGGCAGAAAATGTTCACCTCGCAGGGCCATCTGGCGAACTACTCGCTTATGGTAACCCGTACCGGGGAGGATAAGCATAAGGGCATCACCCTGTTCGCAGCGCCGCTGGATCAACCGGGATATCGCTGCGATCCGATCGAGACCGTAGGGGGAGAGCGGACCAACACCACCTTCTATGATGACCTGCGCGTACCGGATGAACTGCGTATCGGCGAGGTTGATGGAGGTGTGAAGGTCCTGGCGGCGGCGCTCGCGCGCGAGCAGGGGTCGATGGAACTCTTTATCGGTTCGCTACAGGAAATGGTGAAATCGGGCGTTGAGTGGAGCCATGGCTCCGACCAGAACGGCCAGAAACGTTCGGCGAGCCATCGGGTACGCAGCGTTCTGGCTTCGGTTGCTGCCCGGCTGGAAGTGCTTCATGCCTTGCACCGGCGCGCCCTCTGGGCCGCCAGCACGGGTGACCAAAAGAAGCACTTTGGCCCATCGGGCAAGCTTTTCGGAAGCGAAGCCATGATCGAGTGCGGTGAGATGCTGATGGCGCTGACCGCACCGGACTCCCTGTTCTCCGGAAACACGGTGCTGGGCAAGATAGAGCGCGAGTACCGCCGTTCGATCGCCGCGACCATATATATGGGCAGCAGCGAAGTTCAGCGCAGCATTATTGCCGAAACCGGGCTTGGACTGCCCCGAACGAGGAATTGA
- a CDS encoding class I adenylate-forming enzyme family protein, whose translation MTLAQRLAALNEADHWRARAVLRKEWVSSGLHKGRLMPEMIRECVDASPDTKIIFGSAERPCSTTTGALLAESYGIARAFQRLGLVEGDAVVVQVPNWKECALTMLAAMHLGLIFVPMMHTLGAAEIEYVLRKSDARAFVVPDRWKKIDYGARLGALGDLPELKHVIVIGDEEMPRPVVRWSALNTGGDEPMPRLTASPDDPWLIIFTSGTTAAPKGAVLTHNAFASEVANFPMVRSASGTPEFHPFPSGHAAGVIMTLRPLLMADPMILMDAFDEDVAVALVRENQSDRAAGVPLMVQAYLRHADEVFPDGLRQILIGATSVSPTLMELCEARGWAATRCYGCTEHLTISGSYPTDPKEKRMMTDGRLMPGVQVRLIDENEQPVPVGEPGEIVSMGPELFKGYLDPEHNATAFDRDGWFRTGDIGVLDEDGYIRIVDRKKDIIIRGGENISSKEIEDVMMQHAAVSEVAAVAWPDEALGERVAVFVKVADAVTLTLDDIRAHFAQAGLSHQKAPERLVLVAELPRNAMGKVLKPDLRKQVLDLIEQERVKT comes from the coding sequence ATGACACTGGCTCAACGGCTTGCTGCCTTGAACGAGGCAGATCACTGGCGCGCGCGCGCGGTGCTGCGGAAAGAATGGGTCAGTTCGGGTCTCCATAAAGGGCGGTTGATGCCGGAGATGATCCGCGAATGTGTGGATGCATCCCCGGATACCAAGATCATCTTTGGATCGGCGGAACGTCCCTGCTCGACGACCACGGGTGCCTTGCTCGCGGAAAGCTATGGCATCGCCCGCGCCTTCCAACGCCTTGGCCTGGTCGAGGGCGACGCGGTCGTCGTGCAGGTGCCGAACTGGAAAGAATGCGCCCTCACGATGCTCGCGGCGATGCATCTGGGCCTGATTTTCGTGCCGATGATGCACACCCTTGGCGCGGCAGAAATAGAATATGTCTTGCGCAAGTCGGACGCTCGCGCATTCGTCGTCCCGGATCGCTGGAAGAAGATCGACTATGGCGCGCGGCTGGGCGCCCTTGGCGATTTGCCCGAACTCAAACATGTGATCGTTATTGGCGATGAGGAGATGCCGCGCCCGGTCGTTCGCTGGAGCGCGCTGAATACCGGCGGGGACGAACCCATGCCGCGCCTGACTGCCAGTCCGGACGACCCCTGGCTCATCATTTTCACATCCGGGACCACGGCTGCACCGAAGGGCGCGGTGCTGACGCATAATGCGTTCGCTTCGGAAGTCGCCAACTTCCCGATGGTCCGTTCCGCATCCGGCACGCCGGAGTTTCATCCTTTTCCCAGCGGTCACGCCGCAGGTGTGATCATGACTTTGCGACCGCTGCTGATGGCGGATCCCATGATCCTTATGGACGCCTTCGATGAGGATGTGGCCGTCGCGCTGGTCCGCGAGAATCAATCGGATCGGGCGGCGGGCGTCCCGTTGATGGTCCAGGCTTATCTTCGTCATGCCGACGAGGTTTTTCCGGACGGTCTCCGGCAAATTCTCATCGGCGCCACAAGCGTTTCCCCAACATTGATGGAACTGTGCGAGGCGCGGGGCTGGGCGGCGACGCGATGCTACGGATGTACCGAACATCTGACGATCAGCGGTTCGTATCCGACCGATCCCAAAGAAAAACGCATGATGACCGATGGCCGGTTGATGCCGGGCGTGCAGGTCCGGCTCATTGACGAAAACGAACAACCCGTACCTGTCGGCGAACCGGGCGAGATCGTTTCCATGGGGCCGGAGCTTTTCAAGGGCTATCTCGATCCGGAACATAATGCGACGGCCTTTGACCGCGATGGCTGGTTCCGAACCGGCGACATCGGTGTCCTTGACGAAGATGGCTATATTCGCATCGTCGATCGAAAGAAGGACATCATCATTCGTGGCGGCGAAAATATTTCCTCCAAGGAAATTGAAGACGTGATGATGCAACACGCCGCCGTATCCGAAGTCGCTGCCGTCGCCTGGCCTGACGAAGCATTGGGTGAGCGGGTCGCGGTCTTTGTCAAGGTCGCCGACGCTGTCACGCTGACGTTGGACGATATCCGCGCGCATTTCGCGCAGGCAGGGCTTTCCCACCAAAAGGCGCCAGAGCGGCTGGTTCTGGTTGCGGAATTGCCCCGCAACGCCATGGGCAAGGTGCTGAAGCCGGACCTTCGCAAGCAGGTCCTCGACTTGATAGAGCAGGAGCGAGTGAAAACATGA
- a CDS encoding nuclear transport factor 2 family protein: protein MMERELQRLIFELARCMDQRDIEGLRNLFTEDAVFEKGGSPLVGLDAIMRFIGEIPVTNRMLHIYTNIVIDCVDPDHARSRSNYVAYSRSSTAEDRRAALIPVSIGNALDEFRLTPTGWRIAKRTLVYIANA from the coding sequence ATGATGGAACGCGAGCTGCAACGGCTGATTTTCGAATTGGCGCGGTGCATGGATCAGCGTGACATTGAAGGACTGCGCAACCTGTTCACTGAGGATGCGGTATTTGAAAAGGGGGGTAGTCCGCTGGTGGGGCTTGATGCGATCATGCGCTTCATCGGGGAAATTCCCGTAACGAACCGAATGCTCCACATATATACGAACATCGTCATCGACTGTGTTGATCCCGATCACGCGCGCAGTCGTTCGAATTATGTCGCATATTCCCGGTCGTCCACGGCCGAAGACCGTCGTGCGGCCCTGATCCCCGTTTCCATTGGCAATGCTCTGGACGAATTCCGCCTGACCCCCACAGGGTGGCGGATCGCGAAGCGGACCCTGGTCTATATCGCCAATGCTTGA
- a CDS encoding Rieske 2Fe-2S domain-containing protein: MRKEGSESDEVAVIVADLPDRLPRGWVCIGVASDFKDGKPHGVEAFGTKLVVFQSESGTLSVLNGFCPHMGADLSEGTVKGDSVACPFHDWRWGADGRCTAVPYAKRMPARARTRSWQTQEVDDLLFVWYDSEGGPPDEDMVLPRIPNFATDFSPWSHSVHEVGISGRELVDNMVDVAHFFYVHGQGVAVAPTFFGNRFEGHVAWQFMEVGVTAESFTDDYDKMQPGYPLERVPYGSLRGETLYTGPCLLQSRLASCFDGEFADTYIVLAQVPKTPNSFTLHMLITTRHKPGLTPEQNAERQLRVAEFNRQNTLQDVHIWETKTRIDNPLLCDTDGPVYQLRRWYEQYFIDRAQVKPEMRNLFEYQTDTRHALDVWEVQAQEKLAELGALAEAD, from the coding sequence ATGCGTAAGGAGGGCTCAGAGTCAGACGAAGTCGCCGTTATCGTCGCCGACCTGCCCGATCGACTTCCACGCGGCTGGGTCTGCATCGGCGTCGCAAGCGATTTCAAGGATGGCAAACCCCATGGTGTCGAAGCCTTCGGCACAAAATTGGTGGTATTTCAGTCGGAAAGCGGCACCCTCTCGGTTCTGAACGGCTTTTGCCCACATATGGGCGCTGACCTGTCGGAAGGCACGGTCAAGGGCGATTCCGTCGCCTGCCCATTCCACGATTGGCGCTGGGGCGCGGACGGTCGTTGCACGGCGGTCCCTTATGCCAAGCGAATGCCTGCCCGCGCGCGGACCCGCAGTTGGCAGACGCAGGAGGTCGATGACCTGCTGTTCGTCTGGTACGATTCGGAGGGTGGGCCGCCGGATGAGGACATGGTTCTGCCCCGGATTCCGAATTTCGCGACGGACTTTTCTCCCTGGAGCCATAGCGTTCACGAGGTCGGGATCAGCGGTCGTGAGCTGGTCGACAACATGGTCGATGTCGCACACTTCTTCTATGTCCATGGTCAGGGCGTAGCCGTAGCTCCGACATTCTTCGGCAATCGTTTCGAAGGACATGTGGCGTGGCAGTTCATGGAGGTCGGGGTCACGGCCGAATCCTTCACTGACGACTATGACAAGATGCAGCCGGGCTATCCTCTTGAGCGCGTTCCCTACGGCAGCCTGCGTGGTGAGACATTGTATACCGGCCCGTGCCTGCTGCAATCCCGGCTGGCATCATGTTTCGACGGGGAATTCGCGGATACGTATATCGTTCTCGCGCAGGTTCCCAAGACGCCCAATTCGTTCACACTTCACATGTTGATTACCACTCGACATAAGCCAGGTCTTACGCCCGAACAAAATGCGGAGCGACAGCTGCGTGTTGCCGAATTCAATCGGCAAAATACTTTGCAGGACGTTCACATCTGGGAAACCAAGACCAGGATCGACAATCCGTTGCTGTGCGACACGGACGGCCCGGTCTATCAACTGCGCCGTTGGTACGAACAATATTTCATCGATCGCGCGCAGGTAAAGCCAGAGATGAGAAACCTGTTCGAATATCAAACCGACACCCGGCATGCGCTTGATGTCTGGGAAGTGCAGGCACAGGAGAAGCTTGCCGAGCTGGGAGCTTTGGCAGAAGCTGATTGA
- a CDS encoding NmrA family NAD(P)-binding protein, which produces MVATVLVLGASGRVGSHVVKELGAHHEGITVRLATSRAAVAEQWRAEGREAVVLDLDRPEGFAEALQGVDRVFLLTGYSSAMLYQSKKFVDAAVDAGVSHIVHLGVFSSPQDMIPHFNWHILIETYIEASGIAWTHIHPNVISDSMLVSTPPINETGSFPVFWRDVPQGWVFASDIGAVAAAVLREGPAKHGGANYWLSTEVLTGPEVADILSEASGIEIKCLMLGPEAMQAVADKLPTIPERAYMESAVTYMELAAAGALQFQTVVRDDVKTVLGRPGLTMAQWAKENLVTGTCK; this is translated from the coding sequence ATGGTAGCAACGGTTTTGGTCCTCGGTGCGTCTGGACGGGTAGGGTCGCATGTCGTCAAAGAGCTTGGCGCGCATCACGAAGGCATCACGGTGCGCCTCGCGACAAGCCGGGCCGCAGTCGCAGAGCAGTGGCGTGCAGAAGGGCGCGAAGCGGTTGTACTCGACCTCGATCGCCCAGAGGGTTTCGCCGAGGCTTTACAAGGCGTCGATCGCGTTTTCCTGCTGACCGGCTATTCCTCAGCCATGCTCTATCAGAGCAAGAAATTCGTCGATGCGGCTGTCGATGCGGGCGTCAGCCATATTGTCCATCTGGGCGTTTTCAGCTCACCCCAGGATATGATCCCGCATTTCAATTGGCATATCCTAATCGAAACCTACATCGAGGCGAGCGGGATCGCTTGGACCCATATTCACCCCAATGTCATCAGCGATTCGATGTTGGTAAGCACTCCTCCCATTAACGAGACCGGTTCGTTCCCCGTCTTCTGGCGCGACGTACCGCAAGGATGGGTGTTTGCTTCCGATATCGGCGCGGTAGCTGCCGCGGTGCTGCGGGAAGGCCCGGCAAAGCATGGGGGCGCGAACTATTGGCTGAGCACCGAGGTCCTTACGGGACCGGAGGTCGCGGACATTCTCAGCGAAGCGTCCGGCATTGAGATCAAATGTCTCATGCTGGGGCCTGAGGCGATGCAAGCCGTGGCGGACAAGCTTCCGACGATTCCGGAGCGCGCTTATATGGAAAGCGCGGTCACCTATATGGAACTGGCGGCCGCTGGCGCGCTGCAGTTCCAGACCGTCGTCCGTGACGACGTCAAGACAGTTCTGGGCCGTCCCGGCCTGACGATGGCACAATGGGCGAAAGAGAATCTTGTCACCGGAACCTGCAAATAA
- a CDS encoding SDR family NAD(P)-dependent oxidoreductase → MAWHGCRRLHDKAIVVAGASSGIGRASALRLAGEGARLVVGSPALEADKIETLVAEIQAAGGQAVGASFDATSDESAKALIEQALTAYGRLDAVHANFADMGVVHSDTDAMTVTDEVIERTLDVNFKGMLRITRHAVPELLKYEGAMIYTSSIGSLIGEPVRPVYGMSKAALNALVRHLASRWGKEGLRANAILPGFVINPEFADFVPEEFRMEHLNANRSPRNGAPEDIAAMVAMLASSDGSWINGQTIAVDGGQTIR, encoded by the coding sequence ATGGCATGGCACGGATGCAGGCGTTTGCACGACAAAGCGATTGTCGTTGCAGGTGCGAGCTCAGGGATCGGCAGGGCATCCGCCCTTCGGCTGGCAGGCGAAGGTGCCCGTCTGGTGGTTGGGTCTCCGGCGCTGGAAGCCGACAAGATCGAGACTTTGGTAGCCGAAATCCAGGCTGCTGGAGGCCAAGCCGTTGGCGCGTCTTTCGATGCGACCAGCGATGAATCGGCAAAGGCCCTGATCGAGCAGGCGCTGACGGCGTACGGCCGATTGGACGCGGTCCACGCAAACTTTGCGGACATGGGCGTCGTCCACAGCGACACTGACGCGATGACGGTCACAGACGAGGTGATCGAGCGAACGCTGGATGTAAACTTCAAGGGCATGTTGCGAATAACCCGCCATGCAGTGCCCGAACTGCTTAAATATGAAGGGGCGATGATTTACACGTCGTCGATCGGGTCCCTCATCGGCGAGCCTGTTCGGCCCGTGTACGGCATGTCCAAGGCCGCCCTCAACGCGCTGGTCCGGCATCTGGCCTCCAGATGGGGCAAAGAGGGTCTTCGCGCGAATGCCATCTTGCCTGGTTTTGTCATAAACCCGGAATTCGCGGATTTTGTCCCGGAAGAATTCAGGATGGAACATCTGAATGCCAACCGTTCCCCGCGCAATGGCGCGCCGGAGGATATCGCGGCGATGGTCGCCATGCTTGCTTCTTCGGATGGATCCTGGATCAACGGTCAGACCATCGCAGTAGATGGCGGACAGACGATCAGATGA
- a CDS encoding SDR family NAD(P)-dependent oxidoreductase has protein sequence MAGSAKRDDCHRLVGKVAVVAGASTGIGRATALRLASEGAKVVVGSPAAEIERIDSLVSEIVAAGGDARGLSFDAADDASVAALVELAVSAFGGIDVFHANFADLRLLSVDTDATSVTDDVLDRTLDINLKGMLRATRHAIPALLARGGGAMIYTSSVQARTGAPFNPCYQMAKGGINALVRHVASRWGKESVRANAIMPGMVVTPENRETMPQEFLDQALGATRLPRLGKPEDIAGMVAMLASSDGAWITGQAIAVDGGLTLN, from the coding sequence ATGGCCGGTTCAGCAAAGCGAGACGACTGTCACCGTCTCGTCGGTAAGGTAGCAGTAGTGGCTGGTGCAAGCACTGGCATTGGGCGCGCCACCGCGTTGCGGTTGGCGAGTGAAGGTGCGAAGGTCGTCGTCGGCTCCCCGGCAGCTGAAATCGAACGGATCGACAGCCTGGTTTCCGAAATCGTCGCGGCTGGTGGCGATGCGCGAGGTCTGAGCTTTGATGCAGCGGACGATGCTTCTGTCGCCGCACTGGTCGAACTCGCCGTTTCCGCTTTCGGCGGAATCGACGTCTTTCATGCCAATTTTGCCGACCTACGGCTCCTTTCAGTGGATACCGATGCCACGAGCGTCACTGACGATGTGCTGGACCGGACGCTGGATATCAACCTGAAAGGCATGCTGCGGGCGACCCGCCACGCCATCCCGGCTCTGCTTGCGCGTGGCGGCGGGGCGATGATATACACTTCCTCCGTCCAGGCAAGGACTGGCGCTCCGTTCAATCCTTGCTACCAGATGGCCAAGGGCGGGATTAATGCGCTGGTGCGTCACGTGGCGTCGCGGTGGGGCAAAGAAAGCGTGCGAGCCAACGCCATCATGCCGGGCATGGTCGTAACCCCTGAAAATCGCGAGACCATGCCACAGGAGTTTCTGGATCAAGCACTGGGTGCAACCCGCTTGCCCCGGCTGGGCAAGCCAGAGGACATTGCCGGGATGGTAGCGATGCTCGCATCGAGCGATGGCGCATGGATTACCGGTCAGGCAATAGCTGTCGATGGCGGTTTGACCCTTAATTGA
- a CDS encoding SMP-30/gluconolactonase/LRE family protein, translating into MITLPLPEIVVDGLSLPECPRWHDGALYFSDITAGRVHRLNADDSTELLYESSTDFIGGLGFLNNGDLLAAASKQRQVLRIVDGKAEVFADLSGLCPYVLNDMIVIDNNAYVGQPGYDPWGAHMDKMPDPADVLFANTEGSVSVAASDLMSPNGIAVSPDGSTLYVAESTGNRISCFTRDSATGALSNRRVFATLPDGGIPDGICLDDEGAVWAAMPIAVTPNAYLSGLGVVRLVEGGQVTHVVPVGEGRRALACAFGGPDRKSLYICTVPEFHGSAAASEGHGRLERISLDFIGAGRP; encoded by the coding sequence ATGATCACATTACCCCTTCCAGAAATTGTTGTTGACGGTCTGTCACTGCCGGAATGTCCGCGCTGGCATGATGGAGCGCTTTATTTTTCGGACATCACCGCCGGACGCGTGCACCGTCTGAATGCCGATGACAGCACGGAGCTGCTTTACGAAAGCTCGACCGATTTCATAGGCGGGCTCGGTTTCCTGAACAATGGAGACCTGCTTGCTGCGGCATCGAAGCAACGGCAAGTGCTTCGGATCGTAGATGGCAAGGCAGAGGTTTTTGCCGATCTGAGCGGTCTTTGCCCCTATGTCCTCAACGACATGATCGTCATCGACAACAATGCCTATGTCGGCCAGCCTGGTTACGATCCCTGGGGCGCGCATATGGACAAGATGCCCGATCCCGCAGATGTTCTTTTTGCCAACACTGAAGGCAGTGTTTCCGTTGCTGCTTCCGACTTGATGTCGCCCAACGGGATTGCGGTCAGCCCCGACGGTTCCACCCTCTATGTCGCTGAATCAACAGGCAATCGCATCAGTTGCTTCACGAGAGACTCGGCAACTGGAGCTCTGTCGAACCGGCGCGTTTTCGCCACCCTGCCTGATGGCGGCATCCCCGACGGCATCTGCCTCGACGATGAAGGCGCTGTTTGGGCCGCCATGCCCATTGCTGTGACGCCGAACGCATATCTTTCGGGCTTGGGGGTCGTGCGTCTGGTTGAGGGGGGGCAGGTCACCCATGTAGTCCCGGTTGGGGAAGGGCGCCGCGCGCTCGCTTGCGCCTTTGGCGGACCGGATCGGAAATCCCTTTATATCTGTACGGTTCCCGAATTCCACGGCTCTGCGGCTGCTTCGGAAGGGCACGGCCGACTTGAACGTATTTCGCTCGACTTCATTGGCGCGGGAAGACCGTAA